Sequence from the Acipenser ruthenus chromosome 52, fAciRut3.2 maternal haplotype, whole genome shotgun sequence genome:
gctttcactgttttataTTCCTGTGAGGAGCCCATTCTAAGGTGCTCCCTCAGCAGACAGGCACTTCAGCTGCTCACTGACCTCTCGCAGAGAGTGAGGATCCAGGAGGCGGTGAGCCAGAGGAAGACGATGAAGGCGAGCAGCGTGAGGCCGGGCTGGGTGTTCATCAGCAGCTTGAGCACGAAGAGGAAGTGGAAGTTGATGTTGTTGAGGGAGCCGATGCTCCTGTAAGAGGCACTCTGGTGGATCTTGCTGTAAAGCAGCAGGGAGCGAGGCACCAGGTACAGACGCAGGAACATCATGGAGCTGAGCAGCAGCTCCCAGACCGGCAGGGAGCAGGCGGGAGGGGTGGGGAGCGTGGAGTTCCAGCCCGTCCTCCTAAACCCCTCCCCGTCCCCCACCTCTCCACTCCCCGGGAGCCAGGCCAGTGGGACGGGGTGCAGGGCACACACTACCAGCTCGAGGGAGATGGAGAAGACGCGGCAGGAAGTGAGGGCGATGCGCCAGTCCTCCACAGAATGATCGATCATGAACACCTGtgtggagagacagacagacagacagacaacaaggGGTCACATCAGGAGGGGACAGAAGGACTCCTATCCCAGTTTTGTTCCCTTTAGTAATAGCACTGCctttgtaacagggcagaggagGCTGGGCACTAACCGGAAACCCCTCGCACCACTAGCGAGCGTCTTAAACACTGTCTTGCAAAAAGAGCCTGTGCCGGGTGAAACACGAGCCTCAGAAACTCCACACGCACCGTGGAGCTACCAGATACCTGTCGAAGCTTGGCTGAAGAACACAACATGAGGCAATCACCAGCCTGCCCTTCGGCACAACTCTTATCAGCACTGGCTGCATTATTATGCCATTGTTATTCAGTCATTTatcagacacttttatccaaagcgacttagagacttgggggtgaactatgcatcaacaactgctgctgctgctgcagagtcacttaaaagagcactgaccatctttaaaacctATTcttttacctcttattagctttattaacagaatCATTGGTCCCTTCCTttaaaaggagcgctgaccatctttaaaatcgaCTCTTCCCTTTAATTAGCACTTTCTACATCAACCCCTTCTACCTCAATTTAAAGTAAGCACTAGCCAATGCTTTGGAAACCTTTTTCATACCTCTTATAAGCGCTAgctatattatttattagtaactGAATTATTCATTTAGtaaacgcttttatccaaagcgacttagactaGGGTGAGAACTATACAGCACAACTGCTGCAGTCACTAAAAATATAACCCCCGTTTTACATCTCATTTTGAAGGACGGCTCCgcctttaccagacctctatgtgctttacaatgcttccctatgctttaccagacctatctctgctttacaatgcttccctatgctttaccagacctctggacccctgcctctcttattcccagcacatctccactgtggcacgcacttgccgattcttcctgagcaacatccgaagaatccgacccttcctcaccaactatgctacccagctcctggtccaggccctggtactctcccgcctagactactgcaactccctcctggctggcctccctgcgtccgccacccgtccgctccagctcatccagaactctgctgcccgcctggtgttctctctgcctcgcttcgcccacgctactccactactccgttcgctccactggctcccgatcaccgctcgcatccagttcaagactcttgtactagcctacagatgccttgaccagactgcacccagctacctccagaccctcatctctccctacacccccactcgacctctccgctccgcctgcactagaagactagctctacctccgctacgctcccctgcctccagagcccgctccttctccacccttgctccgcagtggtggaatgaccttcctacagatgtcaggactgcccagtccctgaccacattccggcgcctcctcaagactcacctcttcaaagagcacctgtagaactcctctgtttgtatcctgggacactatcacccttcatgtaaatgtgctttattttgctcttatctgccccctattttactgcatttaatcctgtacttcagaatactgtaatctgccaagtgtttaacctgtagtactttgtatttaatcacatgctgatgtaactatcactattttaatcatatcctgatgtaactatcactattatctgctgtattgttgatttgtggtttgtcacacttgtactttgcttgaacaaaagttattgtatttcttgctcttattgtattacttgtattgtaacacttgaaatgtatttgcttacgattgtaagtcgccctggataagggcgtctgctaagaaataaataaataataataataataataaatacaatgcttccctatgctttacctgacctatctgagctttacaatgctttatctgtgttttattacactttacagtgcttttactatgggaaagtCTCATAAGGGTTGAAAGGCTACTCACCTGGATGTCTTTGTAGTGGAACGccaccagcagccccagcagaCACACAGTGGACAGGCTGATCAGCAATCTGATAATGAAGACAGAGACCGAATCCTGCAACACAAGAGCAGACCCACACAATCACATCCCTTTCACATGGTCCTGCTGAGACAGTGAACCTGCAGCGAGtaccacacagagacagcactgagcCTCCACAGCCCCTGCACTGAGCCGCACTGTCAGTGAACCTGCAGCCAGtaccacacagagacagcactgagcCTCCACAGCCCCTGCACTGAGCTGCACTGTCAGTGAACCTGCAGCCAGtaccacacagagacaggcactgAGCCTCCACAGCCCCTGCACTGAGCCGCACTGTCAGTGAACCTGCAGCCAGtaccacacagagacagcactgagcCTCCACAGCCCCTGCACTGAGCTGCACTGTCAGTGAACCTGCAGCCAGtaccacacagagacagcactgagcCTCCACAGCCCCTGCACTGAGCTGCACTGTCAGTGAACCTGCAGCCAGtaccacacagagacagcactgagcCTCCACAGCCCCTGCACTGAGCTTCACTGTCAGTGAACCTGCAGCCAGtaccacacagagacagcactgagcCTCCACAGCCCCTGCACTGAGCTTCACTGTCAGTGAACCTTCAGCCAGtaccacacagagacagcactgagcCACACTGTCAGTGAACCTGCAGCCAGtaccacacagagacagcactgagcCTCCACAGCCCCTGCACTGAGCTGCAGTCAGTGAACCTGCAGCCAGtaccacacagagacagcactgagcCTCCACAGCCCCTGCACTGAGCTGCACTGTCAGTGAACCTGCAGCCAGtaccacacagagacagcactgagcCTCCACAGCCCCTGCACTGAGCTTCACTGTCAGTGAACCTGCAGCCAGtaccacacagagacagcactgagcCTCCACAGCCCCTGCACTGAGCTGCACTGTCAGTGAACCTGCAGCCAGtaccacacagagacagcactgagcCTCCACAGCCCCTGCACTGAGCCGCACTGTCAGTGAACCTGCAGCCAGtaccacacagagacagcactgagcCTCCACAGCCCCTGCACTGAGCCGCACTGTCAGTGAACCTGCAGCCAGtaccacacagagacagcactgagcCTCCACAGCCCCTGCACTGAACAGCACTGTCAGTGAACCTGCAGCCAGtaccacacagagacagcactgagcCTCCACAGCCCCTGCACTGAGCCGCACTGTCAGTGAACCTGCAGCCAGtaccacacagagacagcactgagcCTCCACAGCCCCTGTACTGAGCTGCACTGTCAGTGAACCTGCAGCCAGtaccacacagagacagcactgagcCTCCACAGCCCCTGCACTGAACTTCACTGTCAGTGAACCTGCAGCCAGtaccacacagagacagcactgagcCTCCACAGCCCCTGCACTGAGCTGCACTGTGGGCCCTATTCAGCAACGTTCAAACACCTAAAGTAATCGCAGAACAGTTCTGTGAACAGTTAGCTTGCCACAAATCAGGCGCACGTgtggcaaacagactttgcccattCATGTGATTTAGTGACCGTTAGTGCCCACTCGGCAAGGCAGCGTGAGCGCGGGACATGGCCTGAACTTTAGGGgcgtgtcctcatttacatacaaatgcagcgatttagcaaaccatcaacagtgttagcgtttTAATtaacatgtgaaaaccaggtctaaactgggAATTACATGGGCGATTAAACACAAGTGAAAATACCAaggaagcaggcaaagaaaagacagacaacttagacaggggttcacataaccgGTACACAGCATGCACAacgagaaagaaaagaaaataaagcgGACTTAGTggaggaagatgtcataccctctaacatTTTGTCTTGTTGAgaaagtggtcaaagcagctgatttgtgtcacAGGTTACGTCGTTTACAGTAAATTGAATGCTGGTGTTttaaaacaatggggagctttagaatgttgaagaaagtcccattaaagtgaatgaagatggacaaaaagcttaatagtttaaaaagaataaaatatatcaaaaagttgtatacaagcacactattccagaccggtctacacgttttaaagtttgaacggcgtttctagcatAAActgtgtaagaggagtagcgtgccaaagaataatattAAGAAGTATGTCggagatttaaagtggggactcttgcttcgcaagccccactaataataatgtgatattaaAGCCAGGGATATGAAATCAGTAATGTATATGAATATGTTCTAAACGACCAGTAACCCTCACGCTATGCAATAGGCTACAAGTGATAGAGCGAGTTACCTTGAATAAGCAGCCAGCGAACACTGAGCGTCCGGGGATTCAATGCGTTCACACGCAGCCAATAGCCAGCAGTAAATAGAATCATTCAGGGTTCCACGCGTCACAATGCTTCTTAATTGGAAGCCTCGATTATTTCAAACGTGAAGCAGCGCGTTACATTTAACAAAATTATCTACCAAAGGATTTTCTATGAAAAATTccgaacacaagctgtatttatttatgtaatttgacacATCGCATTTAGACTTGACTTGTGCAGTTAATACAATTCTAGGAAGTTTTCGTCACAATATTAGATAACGTTTAAAcgcaggtagatgccagttaaaaatgctccaaatgACAAATGAAGACAAGGGCACCGCAGTGGGTGAAGAAAGTGACGGGCTGTATTTCCAAAGCGTTTCCCcgttttaattaactcctatttttaaaaggagaaaaatcaGGTAAATCAGGCTACAGAATGAGACACAAAACACTTCGAGAGCGCTTCAGAGAACCGGAAATGCATCCCTTAGTTCggttctggttttgtaaaattaacaggtgttaataataataataataataataataataataataataataataataatattttaaaagcgCTTTTAAAAATAGGAatgaattaaagactggagtaaacgttTTGGAAATATGTCCCGACGTGAGATTAAACCGCTTCGGTCAAAACAAAGTTTTAACAAATTGAAGAAAGGTGCCtataggatttatttattttttcctctgtctATATAAAACACCGCTGTCTTTTAGCGCATGTTAGAGCACGCTGGGAAATCACCCTGGATCGGGGGTCTCCggtcagtcctggagggccattctcAGGTACAATGAGATCATGCACCACTGCAGGGTCTGGATGCAGCTCTAATTGGTTCAATAAACGATTGAGATCAGGATCGGGATATCCACGGACAGGTGCTTCATGGAATCCGGGATCCAGTCCTGTttgcaattccaattccttttgaaaatcaattcCCACTTCCTTTGAAGGAACTTCAATTGGTATTTTAGAGACGAcatcattgttgttattgttcagTTGCTATCATTTGAAGACAATTTAATCGACTACCAAACGGTGACTTCAATGGAAGTGATGTGCGGCCGCCGTGAGAAGcgcattttaacagaatgctgctcaTCGTTGCATCGTTGGAATCGATTAAAAGTGAATGTGAATTGGGAatcgggaattgattttaaatatgAATTGGAATTCAACCCAACCCTGgtagaaataataacataaatgtaataaatgtaatgGCAAATGATTCCAGGCATTTTAAGTTCCTTTATAGCTAATCTAAAGTGAGCAACACTGGGCATTTGATAGTTATGGATGAGATTTAACACACACAAAATCGAAATAATCAATTTTCTTCTAAAACGTACTATCGCTGAGaaaggaaaatgttttaaaatgacaaagttCAACAGCTGAACTATGTTACAGAATTCTGAAGGCGCGTTTGCAGCAGCTTACGTTAGAAGatactgaaatgtttttaaaaaatgtacactgaattgttttatttgaagtatttCGAAGCAGCCTACCTTGCCGCAGACGAACCAGCAAAGTTCGGTTTGCAGAATCATCAGAACAATCCCGGAGAGGGCAATGCCGAGCGCCCAGCCGCACAGCCTGCGCTTCTCCTCTGAAAGAATGGTCCTGTCTCTCAGTTTGAAGAGGTTCGGTGAGCCGGGAGCCGGCATGGTGATTTCAGCAGACACCTCCTCGTTCACATTCCCCGTGCTCGAGTTCACAAGAGAGGTGCGAGAACGTGTCGTCATCAGTTCCATGGTGACAGTCGAGTCTTCTCCTTCTCGTTCTCGTTCTAAGTCTGCTTTTTCCCCTACAACCGAGCTGGTGCTGCGTCTGTGGGTACTAGAGGGCACAGCGAGCGATGAGAGCGACATCTGAGTATCGGTCTGTATAGTGTGATGATAGCGATGTGACAGTCTTGAACAGCAGCAcaggcacacagagacacacagacacacaccccccacacacacaaacagagacacacacgcacacacacaaacatactctTGTATTTCAGATATAGTGGCTCCGTCGTGCATTTAATACGAGCAGGCTATGAAtggaaaatacattattaaaaatatatattattaataataaattaaaaaataaatgtttttttttttttttttaaatgaccatgTACACgatttacattgataaataatgtatttataaagaATATTAAACTGCTGTCTACATAGTATTTGTTTATCTTTATAGCCTACCTAAAAGCCAGCTATTTAAGTTCTACAGTTATTTACTGCTTCggacacaaattacatgaaatggtaacaaatgtttcaacatgttTCAACAGTCTTCTATAGTGTTACAATATGACGAATGCAGAAACATTCGCTATCACACCCAGAGCCGGCTTCTCTGCGCTCATTCTTTGCTATAAACGTGTCCATAGTTTTGTAGCATTCACGGTGTTAGTTCTGTCTTTGTGTATGCTTATCAAAGCCACTGCTTTTGAAGCTGTCATTGGTTTTGCTTCGTTGTGGACAGTGGCTCCTGcagaaataatgtaatatcttgccttgttttattttattctttggcGGTGACGTTTATATTTTcgctgcttgatgctggtaggtcagcTTCCACCTTGCAGGTGTGACAGGGATTACCCTGTCTCTGGTTCTTAATTGGATGTGTGCCTTCATGCAAGTAGCTGGGACGCGCaacaggagatgcgttgctaggcaactaattgagtATGTAGGCTCGGCCAGTGCTGTccagattggggggggggggggggtcctggttGGCTGGGGGCAGTGCCCGTGAAAGCAGCATGCAGCTCAAAAAGAGTCTGCGCCACGGCTCGGGGCTGAAACATTAAACATTTCTTAATTTGGaggaaaaaaactaattggccacCATTCTTAAATATAATCCCTCCTATTTTTTAGCCTTAATTCTTGTCATAAAATATGATCAATCAAAACAGTTGTTCATATGAAATAAATGACTTGATTTCTACTTAAACCGGGGGTGTacttgttttaaagcatttatttttgtatttattttaaatctggtctCTGCTGCACCAGCattttgcccaggactacaattccACAATAGACTGCAGAGATGACGCATGtctaaggaaacaagcaaagtgggAATCAAAAGGATTGTTAGAAAAATGACGTTCTAATGTTCATTCACACATgggttatttagatttccagaaaacttttgacaaagtcctgcataaaagattaattctcagactgaacacagcagggattcaaggaaatgcatgcacatggattagggagtggttaacatgtagaaaacagaaagtactgatcagaggagaaacctaaaaatggagcgaggtaactagtggtgtaccacagggatcagtgttatgtcctctgctattcctaatctacattaatgatttagattctggtatagtgagcaaatttgttaaatttgcaaacaacacaaaaataggagtggcaaacactgttgcagcagcaaaggtcattcaaaatgatctagacagcattcagaactgggcagacaatgcaatttaatagagaaaagtgtaaagtattgcatgcaggcaataaaaatgtgcattataaatatcatatgggagatactgaaattgatgaaggggactatgaaaaagacctaggagtttatgttgactcagaaatgtcttcatctagacaatgtggggaagctataaaaaaggccaacaagatgctcggatatattgtgagaagtgttgaatttaaatcaagggaagtaatgttaaaactctacaatgcattagtaagacctcacctagaatattttgttcagttctggtcacctcgttacaaaaaggatattgctgctctagaaagagtgcaaagaagagcaaccagaattatcccgggtttaaaaggcatgtcgtatgcagacaggctaaaagaattgaatctattcagtcttgaacaaagaagactacgcggctaactgattcaaacattaaaaatcctaaaaggtatagacaatatcaacccaggggacttctttgacctgaaaaaagaaacaaggaccaggggtcacaaatggagattagataaagaggcattcagaacagaaaaaggaggcacttttttacacagagaattgtgagggtctagaaccaactccccagtaatgttgttgaagctgacaccctggggtccttcaagaagctgcttgatgagattctgggatcaatgagctactaacaaccaaatgagcaagatgggctgaatggcctcctctcgtttgtaaactttcttatgttcttatatatttaaCCTTCCTTCAGGCCTCAAGTAGACATTAGAAAATACAATCTGTCGCATACAGTAAATCTGTATAATTTATTCATATATCAAacttactgtataatatatatatatatatatatatatatatatatatatatatatatatatatatatatatatatataaaaaatcaataGTTTTAAATCTAAAGTAATTTAATGTTTGATTATGAGACCCCATATATACACAGTTCCATGaacacatacatttcaataatatagcaTGGCGATCCTGTGTGAGACAAAGTATAGGATTTCTATCTCTGGAAGAAGTGGCTCAGGtgtttattgtacagctctggtcTGTTGTCAGTCTTCCACTAGCTTCATTACTCAGTCCTCCCTAGTTTCACATGCACTCTTTATAACCCTCCTTGTTGCAGAACTTTGGCTGTGGTTTCACTTTTGCTGTGCTTAACCCGACACGACCGCTTGTTCTGCTTTTACCTATCAGATGCTTGTGGTTTCTGTTCTCGCATGTATGTAGAAACGTGCAAGATTGTCTGTTTGTCTCTTTCTCAGAACCATATTTTCATACTCCTCACATCTCACACTTTCCTTTGTGGTATTGTCAGCCACATTCAGTTATGTGAAAAGTTCAATAGAGAGTCcagttcatttattattattattattattattattattattattattattattattattattattattattattaattagtcttttagcagacgcttttatccaaagcgacttccctAGCCTAGTGGCTGAACTATGCATcacgactgctgctgctgcagagtcacttacgataggacctcggtttacttctcatctgaaggatgccacTAAACTTGCCAGTTCAATATTCCACTTACCTGGGATCATGTTCAGAGCCCTGAGGTATCCCTGTTCATCTGGGCCTTTTTCTGTCAGACATAAGAGTTCCAGGGTATCTTCGGGTGAGCTCAAAGGTCCAGTATGGGTCTTGTATGAAGGATCGCAGTGTTTTTATGGCTGTGGTAGTTTATGTTGGTAATAGTTGTGGGTtaggtagtaaaatatgaaaaagcatgtgaaaaaaataataacagagca
This genomic interval carries:
- the LOC117968797 gene encoding intermediate conductance calcium-activated potassium channel protein 4-like — translated: MSLSSLAVPSSTHRRSTSSVVGEKADLEREREGEDSTVTMELMTTRSRTSLVNSSTGNVNEEVSAEITMPAPGSPNLFKLRDRTILSEEKRRLCGWALGIALSGIVLMILQTELCWFVCGKDSVSVFIIRLLISLSTVCLLGLLVAFHYKDIQVFMIDHSVEDWRIALTSCRVFSISLELVVCALHPVPLAWLPGSGEVGDGEGFRRTGWNSTLPTPPACSLPVWELLLSSMMFLRLYLVPRSLLLYSKIHQSASYRSIGSLNNINFHFLFVLKLLMNTQPGLTLLAFIVFLWLTASWILTLCERQSEGAVGSMEDTVWLVAITFLTIGYGDLTPKTTCGKTVCLLTGVMGVGCTAMLVAVVSNKLVLNKAEKHVHQFMMDTKDTKKIRNAAANVLRECWLLHRSSRGRKHSGEHRRDQRRLLKAIQVFRNARLRQRKKIDHGNKVVDLLKHLQRITCDLSVNWSNSYKELEQRINSLEQKMDALRIAFHDISQPLSRAVQHRAEDYILT